The nucleotide window GAGAATCGCCGGCCTGGGCCGAGTGAGCCACGCCGCGCTCCACCTTTTCCAGGCATTTCTGCATGGCCTTTACCGCGGACTGGGTATCGTCCTGGATCGCCTTGATGCGACGAGTGATATCCACGGTCGCATCGGCGGTGCTGGTGGCCAGCTTGCGCACCTCGTCGGCCACAACCGCGAACCCCCGGCCGTGCTCTCCGGCCCGGGCCGCCTCGATGGCGGCATTCAGGGCCAGCAGGTTGGTCTGGTCCGTGATCTCCACGATCAGATCGACGATCTCACCCACCTGCTGGGAGTGGTCGTGCAACGAGTGCATGGTTGCGGTGGATTCCTCCACTGCAGCGGCGATTTCCTGGACTTCGCGGCCGGTCCTGGCGACGATCTCGGCGCCCTGCGCGGCGATCGCGCCGGCATCCTGAGCGGATCCGGCAATGCGGGCCGTATTGGTGGATATCAGGGTGACGGTCTGGGCCATTTCCATGGAGGCCGCCGCCACCTGGCTGATGCTGGCGGACTGACTGCCGATGGCGGCGTGGATCTCCTGGGCCGCGCCGGTCAGGCCGTGGGAGCTGTGGGAGAGCTTCGACGAGGAGCCCGAAACCGCCGAAATGATGCGGGTGAAGGATTCTATCAGCTTGTTGAAGGCCTGACTGGTGACGCCGAACTCGTCATTGCGCTTGATGGCCACGGACTGCGTGAAATCTCCGGTTTCCGCGATGGAGGTGAAGGCCTGGGTCATCCTGCTGAGCGAGCGGTTGATGCACACCATGGTGGTGATGCCGATCAGGAGCGCTGCCGCGACAACTGCCAGAGAAACGCCGATCAACAGTTTCTTGAACAGGTCGACCCGCTCTCCGACGACGGTGACGAACTTCTGCTGTTCCTGGGCCGTGGACTGGACATTGGCCTCGCTTTTGAGTCCCTGCTCAAGTGCAACTGCCTTGACCTTTTTCACCGAATTGTCGACCAGCGCCATATTTTCGAGGACCTTCCGCTGGGAGGCGCTGATGGTCCGCAGGGAGCCACCCGCGCTGGCGACTGCGCCGTTGATGGTGGCGACCATGTCGTCGACGAAACCGGAGTTCTTGATCTCCTTGATCCCCTTGCCGGCCTGGTTGACGTTGCGGATGATGCGCGCCTGGATGGCCTGCACCTCGGCGCTGGCCCTGTCCAGGTCGGCCGGCGTCTCGCTGAGCATGATCATGCGGGCCTTGGCGTCCAGCAGCTTTGCATCGACGCCGATGGCATAGACGATGTCATTGAGCGAGTTGATCCGCTTGTGCATGACCAGGTCGTTGTCCACCTCGTTGCGGTAATCCTGGACACTTTCCAGGATCTCGGGGCTGGTATTTTTCTCCTTCAGCCGCGTCTCCAAGGTCTGGGTGGCGGTGGCGGCACGCCTGCTGGTTGCCAGCACCAGCGTGCCGACGATCTCCTTGAGGCTGACCAGAGACTTGTCCACGCGCGCCATGGCGCCGTTCACCTTGGAGGCTTCCTCCTTGAACACCGCCATACTTTTGAACTTCTCATCCGTGGCTTTGAGCACCTGGGCGTGCAGGTCGCTGAAGATCGCGGTTTCCATCGGATTTTTCCTGAGACTGTTGAGCTCCGCGTTGATCCTGTCCAGGTTCTCCCGTTCACGGGTTATGGCGGCGGAGATCTGTTTGACATCCTGCAGGTCGTTGGACAGGCCGAGCTGCAGCAGATCGGCCGAAAGTTTCTCCACTGCCTGCTGAAACTGCACGGTCTTCACCTGAAGCGGCGTCGACTGGGAGGTCAGCACCGTGATCTTGTCCTTGACCATCAGGATCGTGACCAGACTGAAGGCGGCAATGCCAATAATGCCGGCAATGCTGATGAACGTACTGAGATAGAGACGGGTTTTGATCTTCATGCGCGATTTCCGACGGTGCTGCGATTGACGCTGCTGTGCATTTAATTTCCTCCGCGAAATGATTCCAATGAAGGGAAATGTAGCAAAGCCACGTTACAGCGGTGTGCCGGGTTGTTAAAATGTCTGTCACAAAAGCCGGGGGCAGAAAAGCGCGTTTCACGTCACGCACCTTTTCACAAGATGGCACACCACTGTAACCCGCCCTCCATTAGTATCCGCATCACAGTGCGGCACGCGTTCGCAGCGACGTGGCAACGGAGTGGCGGATGGCGGGTCCGATCATTCGAGGAACAAGGAGGTCGGCGACATGACATGCCCGAAGTGCAAAGCAAAGATTGGAGTCATGAGGCAGGTGATTTTCATGGATACCGGTACTGTCGACAGCAGCCGATGCATCATCTGCGGCTACCTGGCATCGAAGGATCATCTCAAACAACACAAGAAGCCTTCGAAACGAAAGCAGAAGGGCACCGACCGGCCGGACATGGCCGCTTGAGCCGATACGCCGGAGACAATGGACTTTTGCAGTGCGGCCGCAAGAAAGGGGCTCCCCCCACGGGAGCCCCTTTCTTCGATACATGCCGGCCTGCGATCGGATCGGCGGGGGGGACCGATCAGGGAGTCCCGGCTTCCATGTCTGCCAGGAACCGTTTTGCCATGGAAAGATATTCGGTCCGCCTGGATATTTTCAGGTCGTTGTACAGCTTGTTGCGGTCCACCGGGGACCTTTCCAGGGAAAAATCCTTATGCCGGGGATGCTCGCACAGGTAGCTGAAACCGAAACGAACGGCAAATCCGCAGGAAGGGTTCTCAACCAGACAGCCGGAAAACTCCGTCAACAGGGGCTTCGTCATGCACTCGCTCATGTCTTTCGCCTTTCGCATATAAGATCCGGATCAGAGGCCCCAGGGAAGGGGTGGTTGCGATACTACACCGGATACTTATCGGAATCGTGAAGATCAGGATAAAAGTAGGTGAATTTTCCTACTCTGAGCGGAGGTATATGGCCGGTTCGTTGTGGAAAGTGATGCAGGAGGTATTGAAGGTGCAATGCGGCTGACCGAATGGACAGCCGCCCCCCGAGAGAAACGCGGAAACAGCGGCAATTCGTTCAGGCCGAGAGCCGCGCCAGATCAAGGACCGCGCCGGACGTGGCACAGCAGACCTGTGCCGCGAAATCGAGGTTCAGGGTATCCAGGGTGTCGGTCGGCCGATGGTAGTGGGGATTGCGGAAGTTGGTGGTGTCGGTCAGCATGAGCGCCTTGAAGCCAGCATCCCAGAAGGGGGCGTGATCCGAGCGCCGGGTATCCGGGAGCAGCTCCCCGTTGCCCGGAACCGCCAGAGCGATATGGGGCAGATCGGCGCGATACCGCTCCAGTGACTGCACAAACCCCTCCAGCAGACCCTGTGAATGCGCGTTCCCCACCACCGCAATGAAATCGCCCTGCTGCGGCACCGGAATCGGGACCCCTGGCGGAAGGCTCTGCACGGCCTTATCCCCGGCGTATGCCACCGATTCCAGTACGAACACCCCCTCCAGGTCCCAGCCGTTTTCTCGGGCATGGGCTGCCAGGGCGCCGCTCCCCCGCGTCCCGGAGCAGGGGTCGTGGTCGCTGCGGTTTTCCTCCAGATTGACCCCGATAAAATGGACCGTCCGCTCGAAGTGGAACCGTGACAGGACCCGGGCCGCTTCGAGCAGCACCGCCACCCCGCTGGCATTGTCGTCGGCGCCCGGCGTTCCCGCGACAGTGTCGTAATGGGCCAGGACGGCAACGCACCGATCGGGAGAAACAAGGCCGCGGCGAGTGGCAATGATGTTGCGGAACGGATGACCGTTATCCCGAAAGTGATGATCGGACATCTCGTAGCCGAGGGCAGCCAGCGATTCGGCGATGTAACCGGCGGCACGCTCCAGGCCCTCGGGCGCTGTCGTTGGATGCCGCTCCCCTTCCAGGGCCCGGATATGGCTGCGAATGCGGTCGATGGAGACCGCCTCTCTGAAGAATTCTGCAGAAATCATAGCTCACTCCTCAAAAGAACACTCATGCGGCATGCCGCAATTCTAGCACAGAGCAGGAGGAAACCGAACGGCAATGGACCCAAGGGTCTGAAGAACACGGAAACGGCGGTAACGGCGGATAAAGTCAGATCTTGGAAAACAACCATTCTGATTTGGCAACTAATCCGCCTTTTCCTGTTTTTTCCGCTTCTTCCACGTTCCATTGAAAGCTTTCCTCTGTGAGATTATTTACCGCACTATCACCTGCGCGCCACGTATCCGTAACATCCGCATGCTAGATTGTTCCCATGGAAAAGGGTATCCGGGAAAATCTCCCTTCTCTGGCCGAAGTGACCAGAAACGTGCCGGCCATTCCCGCGACCACACAGGTCAAGGATGTCGTGGCCATGTTCCAGGGAGACGGCAACCTGCTTATGCTGCCGGTCTGCGGAACATCCGGAATGGAGGGGGTCATCAGCCGCCGCGAGCTGTTCTCGACCCATCTGGCCAGAAATTACGCTCTGGAGCTGTACCGCAGGAAGCCGATCAGCATGCTGATGGACGAGTCCCCCCTGACAATGTCGCCGCATCTCGACATCAATCAGGCCCTGTCCCGCCTGCTGGATCATGACCCTGACCTGGTGACCGATTCTTTTCCGGTCTTGGAGGGCGACCGCTACATCGGAGTGGTCCACGTAGCCGAGATGATCATGTCCATCTCGCGGGCCCAGGCGGCCCTGCTGGACACCCTGGAACTGCTGAGCGCCCGGATACGCTCCGAGGTGGAGCAGGCCCGCCAGGTCCAGCAACGGCTGCTGCCCCCGGTCCCTTTCAGACATGCAGGCCTGCTGCTTGATGCGGTGCTGATCAACTCCACCGAAATCAGCGGCGACTTCTATGACTACTTCGCCATCGACCAGAACCGCCTGGGAGTGCTGGTAGCCGATGTGAGCGGCCACGGGGTGCAATCGGGCATGGTGGCCACCGCTGCCAAGGCCGGGC belongs to Geobacter sp. SVR and includes:
- a CDS encoding M28 family peptidase, whose translation is MISAEFFREAVSIDRIRSHIRALEGERHPTTAPEGLERAAGYIAESLAALGYEMSDHHFRDNGHPFRNIIATRRGLVSPDRCVAVLAHYDTVAGTPGADDNASGVAVLLEAARVLSRFHFERTVHFIGVNLEENRSDHDPCSGTRGSGALAAHARENGWDLEGVFVLESVAYAGDKAVQSLPPGVPIPVPQQGDFIAVVGNAHSQGLLEGFVQSLERYRADLPHIALAVPGNGELLPDTRRSDHAPFWDAGFKALMLTDTTNFRNPHYHRPTDTLDTLNLDFAAQVCCATSGAVLDLARLSA
- a CDS encoding PP2C family protein-serine/threonine phosphatase, encoding MEKGIRENLPSLAEVTRNVPAIPATTQVKDVVAMFQGDGNLLMLPVCGTSGMEGVISRRELFSTHLARNYALELYRRKPISMLMDESPLTMSPHLDINQALSRLLDHDPDLVTDSFPVLEGDRYIGVVHVAEMIMSISRAQAALLDTLELLSARIRSEVEQARQVQQRLLPPVPFRHAGLLLDAVLINSTEISGDFYDYFAIDQNRLGVLVADVSGHGVQSGMVATAAKAGLQMLLDRGVHAAGELLAGINSAVLATSSNAMMMTAVVAVFDRSTHAVSLANAGHPYPYRYCAADGGVSMLEGVGGFPLGFDSDSEYVELTVDFRCGDRLLLFSDGIVEALNEAGEEFGYARFEAAIEQGISGGPGEFRQGLVRAALQFGNADGFDDDVTIVVVAGE
- a CDS encoding methyl-accepting chemotaxis protein, with the translated sequence MKIKTRLYLSTFISIAGIIGIAAFSLVTILMVKDKITVLTSQSTPLQVKTVQFQQAVEKLSADLLQLGLSNDLQDVKQISAAITRERENLDRINAELNSLRKNPMETAIFSDLHAQVLKATDEKFKSMAVFKEEASKVNGAMARVDKSLVSLKEIVGTLVLATSRRAATATQTLETRLKEKNTSPEILESVQDYRNEVDNDLVMHKRINSLNDIVYAIGVDAKLLDAKARMIMLSETPADLDRASAEVQAIQARIIRNVNQAGKGIKEIKNSGFVDDMVATINGAVASAGGSLRTISASQRKVLENMALVDNSVKKVKAVALEQGLKSEANVQSTAQEQQKFVTVVGERVDLFKKLLIGVSLAVVAAALLIGITTMVCINRSLSRMTQAFTSIAETGDFTQSVAIKRNDEFGVTSQAFNKLIESFTRIISAVSGSSSKLSHSSHGLTGAAQEIHAAIGSQSASISQVAAASMEMAQTVTLISTNTARIAGSAQDAGAIAAQGAEIVARTGREVQEIAAAVEESTATMHSLHDHSQQVGEIVDLIVEITDQTNLLALNAAIEAARAGEHGRGFAVVADEVRKLATSTADATVDITRRIKAIQDDTQSAVKAMQKCLEKVERGVAHSAQAGDSLRQIVGSVSLLQEMTSEISTATGQLAESSDEISADIVAIERSSAETVQAAAYIATESDNLSRLAVDLREEISRYTCPEGSLTVEPVLRQGTAQRWQPIAGGSGTQPGQLSPPVSPMKLISA